In Schistocerca cancellata isolate TAMUIC-IGC-003103 chromosome 7, iqSchCanc2.1, whole genome shotgun sequence, a genomic segment contains:
- the LOC126092335 gene encoding uncharacterized protein LOC126092335 codes for MTAEAAVVLPVWLNKDFAKSSLKESNSCGDFKILSVDVQRATAPGDNYLSEVYRMTVHLEHNVKQYKRSVSLIIKCLPDSEVMKTIAQDMQAFEQETLMFCETIPAMSKILEEAAPGKYTQLSAKCFASGREPVSYVVLEDLKARGFALAKRCKGLDLAHARLVVRKLAEFHASSVRLYEQRPSALDRYQTFRMFEGDMAKHLEPYVKQGCKLLADQLETLEKSYSKYAPKVRALSENIFPRLLELVKRKGKFRVLTHADTWVNNIMFKYAGGVVRDVVLLDFQLASYNSPSIDLQYFTHTSLTEEVYSDHLTDLLKEYHNHLVEVMSDIGVSTDKQISFEELLEDFEEHCLYAVFASVGVLPVVRTEEETRFDVESSVKENDSDTNRKAFAGASYVEAVKQMLPQFEKKGLFSSN; via the coding sequence ATGACCGCCGAAGCCGCCGTCGTTCTGCCCGTGTGGCTTAACAAAGACTTCGCGAAAAGTTCGCTGAAGGAGTCGAACAGTTGTGGAGACTTCAAGATCCTGTCAGTAGACGTCCAACGAGCGACAGCTCCGGGTGACAACTACCTGAGTGAAGTCTACCGCATGACCGTTCACCTAGAGCACAACGTGAAACAGTATAAAAGGAGCGTGTCGTTGATAATAAAATGTCTCCCAGACAGCGAAGTCATGAAGACAATAGCACAGGACATGCAAGCCTTCGAGCAAGAGACTCTCATGTTCTGCGAGACGATTCCCGCGATGTCGAAAATCCTGGAGGAAGCGGCCCCCGGCAAATACACGCAGCTGTCAGCAAAGTGTTTCGCCTCCGGACGGGAGCCAGTCAGCTACGTAGTGCTCGAGGATTTGAAGGCCAGAGGGTTCGCTTTGGCGAAGAGGTGCAAGGGACTGGATCTGGCGCACGCCAGACTCGTGGTCAGGAAACTGGCGGAGTTCCACGCGTCTTCAGTCAGGCTGTACGAGCAGAGACCATCTGCGCTGGACCGCTACCAGACCTTTCGAATGTTTGAGGGAGACATGGCTAAGCACCTGGAACCCTACGTGAAACAGGGTTGCAAATTACTTGCAGATCAGCTGGAGACGTTAGAGAAATCGTACTCCAAGTACGCACCCAAAGTGCGAGCTCTCTCGGAAAACATATTTCCACGGCTACTAGAGTTGGTGAAACGGAAGGGAAAGTTTCGTGTGCTAACCCACGCAGATACCTGGGTCAACAACATCATGTTCAAATATGCAGGTGGAGTCGTCCGAGACGTGGTTCTACTTGATTTCCAGTTGGCTTCATACAACTCGCCTTCGATTGACTTACAGTATTTTACACACACGAGTCTCACGGAAGAAGTGTACTCCGATCACCTGACAGACCTTTTGAAAGAGTACCACAACCATTTAGTCGAAGTGATGAGCGATATTGGTGTCAGTACCGACAAACAGATATCCTTCGAGGAGCTTCTGGAAGATTTCGAAGAGCACTGTCTGTACGCCGTATTCGCATCGGTAGGTGTGTTGCCGGTTGTACGCACTGAAGAAGAGACGAGGTTCGACGTAGAGTCTTCAGTCAAAGAAAATGACAGTGATACCAACAGAAAGGCCTTCGCAGGTGCTTCGTATGTGGAAGCTGTAAAGCAGATGCTTCCACAATTTGAAAAGAAAGGTTTATTCTCaagtaattag